The Kutzneria kofuensis genome has a window encoding:
- a CDS encoding pyridoxamine 5'-phosphate oxidase family protein has product MTAWRDVEQAAPEFAGRVRALFDAHRHKTIATLRADGSPRISGIEARFEDGELVFGSMPNARKGADLRRDPRFALHSATVDPVDGEEAAWPGEAKIAGRAIFADPTAERPDSDRLQADITEIVHTHLNEAATLLVVEWWTPAGGLRKVERE; this is encoded by the coding sequence ATGACCGCTTGGCGGGACGTCGAGCAGGCCGCGCCGGAGTTCGCGGGGCGGGTGCGGGCGCTGTTCGACGCGCACAGACACAAGACCATCGCCACCCTGCGGGCCGACGGCTCGCCCCGGATCTCCGGCATCGAGGCCAGGTTCGAGGACGGCGAGCTGGTCTTCGGCTCCATGCCCAATGCCCGCAAGGGCGCCGACCTGCGCCGGGACCCCCGGTTCGCGCTGCACAGCGCCACCGTCGACCCCGTCGACGGCGAGGAGGCCGCGTGGCCCGGGGAGGCCAAGATCGCCGGCCGGGCGATCTTCGCCGACCCGACCGCCGAGCGGCCGGACAGCGACCGCCTCCAGGCCGACATCACCGAGATCGTGCACACCCACCTGAACGAGGCGGCGACGCTGCTGGTGGTGGAGTGGTGGACACCGGCCGGCGGGCTGCGAAAGGTCGAGCGGGAGTAG
- a CDS encoding S1 family peptidase produces MSTLSRRPAPVRLGALAAAAILGAGIACAYTVTTQSRSVPRNTVLTSGHTDRPHVVTAPTTTTRPGPSAVLPFNAKLTSADIPVLGGGIRSGACSGSLIAAEWVVTAGHCFHDVNDVRVGGAPRYHMTVTLGKLKDSDPGGDSAQVVDVRQSPVNDLAVVRLDRPITDIKPLALADKPPAVGEPLQFAGWGSTSPTVVAPSDHLKRGQFRVAALHKTTLDAEPTVPRTVENSPCPDDSGGPFFVSDDNVTGTLVAIVDNGPACPQPGLEVVARVDAVSDWIHQQIDAHPR; encoded by the coding sequence ATGAGCACGCTTTCGCGCCGCCCGGCGCCCGTGCGCCTGGGGGCCCTGGCGGCCGCGGCGATACTCGGCGCGGGCATCGCCTGCGCATACACCGTGACGACACAATCACGGAGCGTACCCCGGAACACCGTGCTCACAAGCGGCCACACCGACCGCCCGCATGTCGTAACCGCGCCAACGACCACAACTCGCCCGGGGCCGAGCGCCGTGCTGCCGTTCAACGCGAAACTCACGTCAGCGGACATTCCGGTGCTCGGCGGCGGGATTCGCAGCGGCGCGTGCAGCGGTTCCCTGATTGCGGCGGAATGGGTAGTGACCGCCGGCCATTGCTTTCACGACGTGAATGATGTAAGGGTCGGCGGCGCACCGCGATATCACATGACCGTGACGTTGGGAAAGCTCAAGGACAGCGATCCGGGTGGCGATTCCGCCCAGGTCGTGGACGTTCGGCAGTCCCCGGTCAACGATCTGGCGGTGGTGCGGCTCGACCGGCCGATCACCGACATCAAGCCCTTGGCCCTGGCCGACAAGCCGCCGGCCGTCGGCGAGCCGCTGCAGTTCGCCGGCTGGGGCTCCACCTCGCCGACGGTCGTCGCGCCGTCCGACCACCTCAAGCGCGGGCAGTTCCGGGTCGCGGCGCTGCACAAGACCACCCTCGACGCCGAGCCGACCGTGCCGCGGACGGTGGAGAACAGCCCGTGCCCCGACGACTCGGGCGGCCCGTTCTTCGTCTCCGACGACAACGTGACCGGCACGCTGGTGGCCATCGTCGACAACGGCCCGGCCTGCCCGCAGCCGGGCCTGGAGGTCGTCGCGCGGGTGGACGCCGTGTCCGACTGGATTCACCAGCAGATCGACGCCCACCCGCGCTGA